tattaaaatttacttgatgatctgaaacatttaagaaaTCAGAAGGGGTGCAAATAGTTTTTCACAGCACTATACATAATCGGAACTGTTATAATCATAATCTCATTTTCTGTGGTAAATATTATATGAAATTATTTCCTAAAACTAACACATTCAGCATTTTaggtaacccccccccccctcaaaaaaaacccttgatttaataaatcacagccCTTTAATCGCTTACAGTTTCTTCTGATCTTTAGACTTCCTCCAGGCACCTGAGCTATTTTTACATCCCACCCGGCCCAACGCAAATGTGAAACGGATCCTAGCCCACTGAGCTTGAGTTACCTTGTTCCAAATATAAGAACTAACTTTAAGAGGGTTGCACCCTAATGCACCCACAGAAATTTATGAGGAGAAACAGCTGCTAACCTCTCAGGATTTTCACAGCATTGCTTGCATCCCTGCCTTCCACCTCTCGTTTCATTAATCCATTTCTTGAAAGACTTCTCACCTAATGTCAAGTTTGACAAGACCACATATGCTTTTTAGATTTCTCAAAGGTcacattttaaaactgcaaGCTTCACTGACATTTGGCTTTGTGTAAAACTTTCAAGTCAGTGTTGCCTTACCACATCTATTCTGAGAGTTTCTCTTCCACTTCTTAGTTTCCAGTAAAACACGGATGTATTTTTGGACTGTAACCCTGTCACAAATGTATTCACCACATTGTATTTATGCTTCTACTGTTTCGTAAACAGTAATACTGAAATATCAGATTTGAATTTGTCTTAAAACGCTCTAACATACTTCCAAATCCCTACAAAGACGTTTTAAGACCGTGGTGACGCTCTTAACTCCAAACTAATGAAGTGAGTGAGCTTCTGAAACATATTAGCCATGTCATCAGAAACTAACCCATGTTAAGTCCCTTTGCCCCCTTCCACTGACCCTGATGTTATCCAATTTATACCAACTGTGCTGAGAGGAGCTTTAAACGAACGCACAGATTAGCACCAATACAGCCAATCTGCTGCTGATTTATAGGAAAGCTGGCTGAGAATTGATCGTATCAGACAGAGCTCACTGAACTCAAATGGAAAGGACACGATGAACAAGAAAAGGGTAATGAAAATAGTCACAATAATTATAAAGGTCAGAAGTTCAGCTGAAAATTGTTGCCCGAGCTTTTAAACCTGCTTCTTTCATTCTAGAGGAGCCATGAAAAAGATGTAAGGCTAATGTCACTGAGGATGGCACAGTTTATCCAGTCTTTCCAGACTTCTAAGATGTTTCATGTTCAGGCGGGATGTTTTGGCAAAAGAACATCCTGGTGATCAAGAATGAGAATGATTTTCTTATAAAACTAATTTCATTTAATGAACACAAACCCCCAACTACATCACaataacaagttttaaaaaacagagcTATCACATATGTTGGGACAATGTTTTGTGAGTGATCCAccacaaaagaagaaagttGTTCAACAGTCCAGGATGACTTTTTCAGTCTtaatctttatgtctttaaagcTAAGGCAGATGTTTTAATGTATAAATTCtatacagattttaaaaatgttctgaATTTCTGCCAGATAATCAGGCAAATGCCAATTTGAGTAttttccaacttcttaataACATGAAGAGTTTGGTCAGTCGtattgaatatgaatatttcCAAAATCACCTTTCCCAGAATTCTGATGTTACCTTAATCTGCTTGTGCAAGTAGGGAATCAAACACGCAGCAGACAAAAGAGCCAAATCTTAACACATCTTTGGGACAAACTTGCTCTTCCCGCATGAAGAAGCACAACCTGTCGGGGGGGAGGGTCACAAGCAGAGGTCACATTACACAAATCTTTTCAACAGATTGGAGGAGCGGTGTTGGAttttaatgtaacaaaaaatattcaCAGAACATTTTAAGGAAAAGTGCCGGTAACTGAGTGGTTTGTCTCTGTCACAGGTGTAAACGATTTCAGACTCTTCCATTCAGGACTCTTTATGGGTGTAGAGGGATTTCCTCCCTGATAAGTAAGCTGTTAGAGAATATAAGTACTCAAATTCAGAGACCATTGGTTAATTCTTGTCACTTTCCTGCAACTCAATGCTTTTCAGGGTGGACTATGATAAGCCAACAAAGGTTCAGCCTTAAGCATAAAATATAACTGGATATGAAAAGTTGTCACTTGAATAAAGACTGACTCTGTAGCAACCTCTATTGATCACATCCTGGATGGAAGAAATAGTTCTACGCTGAACACTCagtagctttaaaaaacaaacaaacaaacaaaaaaacaacaaaaaaaacaaaaacaaaacataaaaaggctgatgaacagaataaatctgttaaatttttgttttcacattgagCTGTCTGTTTTATGCAGCACTGTGCCTCGTGAACGTACCACTGTGGTACAGGTTTTATCTGTGTGTCCACACCATTCTGGTGCTCTCATTTATTTGCAGGCGCTGGGGCAAGCgtgagcggctcttcctcatcTGAATCAAACTCGACATTCTCGTCTTTAACCCACTTGCCGCTGTGGTCTTGCAGCCACCCGTCACTatgataaaacaacaacaacaaaaaaaatagatgaaatGCACTGAAAATCTAATAGTGACCTACATGCAGATGTGATAAAAGTAGTGAAAATGTAGAACATTAGAAAGTGAAAGTCCCACAACATTTAGGCACCTTTTCAGTTTGAGATAGTGCTCCAgctccctcttcctctgagcaGTAATgggttcagcctcctgtctctctGCAGCCTGACATTCGGCAGTATCTTTTGATGGATGTGGCTCGTTATTGGCTACAAAAGGAGTTGAAGCAAAATCATGACCGAGGTTtgctcaaaataaaagctgacaataaaacattttctctaGCAGATCTTACCTGTTGAACAGACAGTAGAGTTGCTTTGTGACGTGTTCACTGAAATGCCAGACTCCCAGCATGCAGATGTCATGTTGTCACTGGGGTTTGAGCTGGTGCTTGCTGTCACTTTTTCAGATTTTGTACTTAAAAAGAATGACAAataatttaaattgtgttttttattgtatGGCTTTAAATACAGACAACAACTCTCATACCAAGTAATCACTCACCTGGTTTTTCTATGGCAGCTGTTATATGGTACCGTTTTCAGCAAAGCATGATGGGTGAGCTTCCGTGTTTGTGCTAGTAATGGGGCTGAACTGGAGGGCTCCTGAAATCACAACAAGAGTAGCTCATATTTTCCACCATTACACAACTACACTGAATTGTTTAGTAAGGTGTAATTTGTTAGGGTCATATGGTAGTCACACGGGCACCACATAAGTAATTTAACAGGAGACAGCATGGAATAACAATGTCATGCAATAATGAAAGATTACATCTGTCGAGCTTGTGATGTTTTTCCTGTGATGATTCATTGACCGTCTGCTGGCAGAATGACCCAGCTGGTTCTCATCTGTTGTTGCTTTGTTAAACACagcttttttctgttggctatgaGAGACTTGTAACCTTGACAGAGAACGCATGATTAACAGTTACTGACCTGCCTTTTTTCTTCAGCCTGGACATAGTTTTCATGTTGCCGTTTTGTTATTTCAGTCTTCAGCCGTGCTTTCTTGCCATAAAATGCTTTTAGCCCTGAGTAGAACACACAACAAATAATTGGGTTTACTAAAAAGTCAATGTAAAATGAAccaaacctgaaaaaaaaaaaagtcatactcGTTTCCCTTTGAAGTACAGCAAGTTTGGTAGATATCATGAAGACGTGCAAAACTTTACCTTCATACTGTAGAAATTAAACTCGTATCGAAATGTaggtaaaaacaacattttttatatGCTGTAATTTATCTAACATACATGTTATACGGTGATACCCTTATTCAAAATACACTTTCCGGCATTTTTTcatcagaaaataaagaaaacctcCAGGGTACACATGCTTGTCTTTGACTGTTTGTGTAAGAGACAACAGACAGAGTTTTGCTTTTCCGAATGAGAAAAgttggatatttaaaaaaaaaaaaaaaaaaaaaatgaggtgaAGAAAAATTAGATAGTTGTACAAGACTCTGATACTTAAAGAGTACAATTTGTTTGACAGCCATTTAAAGTGATGGAAAAACTAACATAAATTCAAAAGCATGGAATTTTTACTTATCCCTATGTACTTGTAAATATACAGTTTTAGCGTAAAAAAGTGCGACAATGTAtaattgtttgggtttttaatTCTTCCAAATAATGAGGGGATATCAAATCCAGataatttgaaaagaaaaactactcTCTGTGACGCAGCATtagaaaagacacacaaaaacagcttaCCAATGACGCAATCCAAAAACTACTGAACTTTCCAATATTTCAACTCTTTGTTATCTTGATTATCTTGACTTGATTATCTACAAATCCAATACAAAATTCCCCCCTGGCTGCTGCTTTTGAGTTTTATTGAGTGTATTCATTTACTCTGTTGGGTTCTCAACTGCTGCATCAAATTACAATACAGGTCTTGTTTTGACTGTTGTTTTGCCTGATGACTACATTGGCATTTTACTGAGGACACAACTACTGACCAGCACATCTCTTTCTTTGATCCTCAGTTAGTTATGTAGCTTCTCCCTCTCACAAGTAGCTTTTCAGTCTTcagtgttgtattttatttttgagcagATTGTATTAAATATGCATagtttatgtatctgtattccTCTGATTTTGTGTAGCATATGTAGCAAGGATGGCATATTAACCTGCACTTCACAGCACCTCAGATGATAGCACGACCTCATACAAGTGCCCCTCCTGCAGCATTGACTTTGAAATGCAGAGCCATTTAAAATATGGGGCACTGTCTCAATTAATAGGGCGAAAGACAAGGGATAGAAATGCTGTGCAGATGGCTAACCCTTGATACAGTGCTTCTTAATAAGACTGGGAGCGAAACTTCAGGTCCCCTGGGTCCCCAAATTGctttaaataactttacaggtTCAAGGTGCTCACCGTCTAGATGCCTCTTTCCTTTTCTGTGGACTGCCAACATGTCGACTGTATCAAACACAGGACGGTAGGAACACACAAGGCAAGTGTACCTATAAGATAAGG
The DNA window shown above is from Astatotilapia calliptera chromosome 11, fAstCal1.2, whole genome shotgun sequence and carries:
- the scnm1 gene encoding sodium channel modifier 1, with protein sequence MSFKREGDDKSQLNLLKKRRVADLLSNFIPEDEAALMKNGRYTCLVCSYRPVFDTVDMLAVHRKGKRHLDGLKAFYGKKARLKTEITKRQHENYVQAEEKRQEPSSSAPLLAQTRKLTHHALLKTVPYNSCHRKTSTKSEKVTASTSSNPSDNMTSACWESGISVNTSQSNSTVCSTANNEPHPSKDTAECQAAERQEAEPITAQRKRELEHYLKLKSDGWLQDHSGKWVKDENVEFDSDEEEPLTLAPAPANK